A region from the Bradyrhizobium erythrophlei genome encodes:
- the rplB gene encoding 50S ribosomal protein L2: MALKTFNPTTPGQRQLVMVDRSALYKGKPVKTLTEGKHSAGGRNSTGRITVRFRGGGHKQSYRIVDFKRTKVDMPATVERLEYDPNRTAFIALLKYTDGTQAYILAPQRLAVGDTVIAGNYVDVKPGNVMPLGNMPIGTIIHNVELKIGKGGQLARSAGTYAQIVGRDQDYVIVRLNSGEQRLVHGRCTGTIGAVSNPDHMNISIGKAGRNRWLGRKPHNRGVSMNPVDHPHGGGEGRTSGGRHPVTPWGKPTKGKKTRSNKSTNRFILISRHKRKK; the protein is encoded by the coding sequence ATGGCATTGAAGACATTCAACCCCACGACCCCGGGCCAGCGCCAGCTCGTGATGGTCGACCGGTCGGCGCTCTACAAGGGCAAGCCGGTCAAGACGCTGACCGAGGGCAAGCACTCCGCGGGTGGTCGCAACTCGACCGGTCGCATCACCGTGCGTTTCCGCGGCGGCGGCCACAAGCAGTCCTATCGCATCGTCGACTTCAAGCGCACCAAGGTCGACATGCCCGCGACCGTCGAGCGGCTGGAATACGATCCGAACCGCACCGCCTTCATTGCGCTCTTGAAATATACCGACGGCACCCAGGCCTATATCCTGGCGCCGCAGCGCCTTGCCGTGGGCGATACCGTGATCGCCGGCAACTATGTCGACGTGAAGCCGGGCAATGTGATGCCGCTCGGCAACATGCCGATCGGCACCATCATCCACAATGTGGAATTGAAGATCGGCAAGGGCGGCCAGCTCGCCCGTTCTGCCGGCACCTACGCCCAGATCGTCGGCCGCGACCAGGACTACGTGATCGTGCGCCTGAACTCGGGCGAGCAGCGTCTGGTCCACGGCCGCTGCACCGGCACCATCGGTGCGGTGTCGAACCCGGACCACATGAACATTTCGATCGGCAAGGCCGGCCGCAACCGCTGGCTCGGCCGCAAGCCCCATAACCGCGGCGTCTCCATGAACCCGGTCGACCATCCGCACGGCGGCGGCGAAGGCCGCACCTCCGGCGGCCGTCATCCGGTCACCCCGTGGGGCAAGCCCACCAAGGGCAAGAAGACCCGCTCGAACAAGTCGACCAACAGATTCATTCTCATCAGCCGCCACAAGCGGAAGAAGTAA
- the rplN gene encoding 50S ribosomal protein L14, whose protein sequence is MIQMQTNLDVADNSGARRVMCIKVLGGSKRRYATVGDVIVVSIKEAIPRGKVKKGDVMKAVVVRVRKDIRRADGSVIRFDRNAAVLINNQSEPVGTRIFGPVPRELRAKNHMKIISLAPEVL, encoded by the coding sequence ATGATTCAGATGCAGACCAACCTCGACGTGGCCGATAATTCAGGCGCACGCCGTGTCATGTGCATCAAGGTGCTTGGGGGCTCCAAGCGCCGCTATGCCACCGTGGGCGACGTTATTGTCGTGTCGATCAAGGAAGCGATTCCGCGCGGCAAGGTGAAGAAGGGCGACGTGATGAAGGCCGTGGTGGTGCGGGTCCGCAAGGACATCCGCCGCGCCGACGGTTCGGTCATCCGCTTCGACCGCAACGCCGCCGTGCTGATCAACAACCAGTCGGAGCCGGTCGGCACCCGTATCTTCGGGCCCGTGCCGCGCGAGCTGCGCGCCAAGAACCACATGAAGATCATTTCGCTCGCGCCGGAGGTGCTGTGA
- the rplP gene encoding 50S ribosomal protein L16 has product MMQPKKTKFRKAHKGRIHGTATSGATLSFGQFGLKAMAPERLTARQIEAARRALTRHMKRAGRVWIRIFPDVPVSKKPAEVRMGSGKGTPELWVARVKPGRVIFEIDGVTVQTAKEALTLAAAKLPIKTRFVARIAE; this is encoded by the coding sequence ATGATGCAACCAAAGAAGACGAAGTTCCGGAAGGCGCATAAGGGCCGGATCCACGGCACCGCGACTTCGGGCGCGACGTTGTCGTTCGGCCAGTTCGGCCTGAAGGCGATGGCGCCCGAGCGCCTCACCGCGCGTCAGATCGAGGCCGCCCGCCGCGCGCTGACCCGTCACATGAAGCGCGCCGGCCGGGTCTGGATCCGCATCTTCCCGGACGTGCCGGTGTCGAAGAAGCCCGCCGAAGTCCGCATGGGCTCCGGCAAGGGTACGCCGGAACTGTGGGTGGCGCGGGTGAAACCGGGCCGCGTGATTTTCGAAATCGACGGCGTGACCGTGCAGACCGCCAAGGAAGCGCTGACGCTCGCCGCCGCCAAGCTGCCGATCAAGACGCGCTTCGTCGCGCGCATTGCGGAATAG
- the rpmD gene encoding 50S ribosomal protein L30, translated as MAKAAKTIKVEQTGSAIRRHHSQRETLIGLKLNKIGRTTELQDTPAIRGMIAKVQHLVRIVGEK; from the coding sequence ATGGCCAAGGCCGCAAAGACGATCAAGGTCGAGCAGACCGGCAGCGCGATCCGCCGCCACCACTCGCAGCGCGAGACGCTGATCGGCCTCAAGCTTAACAAGATCGGCCGCACCACCGAGCTGCAGGACACGCCTGCAATTCGCGGCATGATCGCCAAGGTTCAACATCTCGTCCGCATCGTCGGCGAGAAGTAA
- the rpsC gene encoding 30S ribosomal protein S3 yields MGQKINPIGLRLGINRTWDSRWFAGKNEYGKLLHEDVKIREILHKELKQAAVARIVIERPHKKCRVTIHSARPGVVIGKKGADIDKLRKKVADITASDVVINIVEIRKPELDATLVAESIAQQLERRVAFRRAMKRAVQSAMRLGAEGIRINCSGRLGGAEIARMEWYREGRVPLHTLRADIDYGVATAFTTFGTCGVKVWIFKGEILEHDPMAQDKKMAEGDNTRPRRDAA; encoded by the coding sequence ATGGGTCAGAAGATCAATCCAATCGGGCTGCGTCTCGGCATCAACCGGACGTGGGATTCCCGTTGGTTCGCCGGCAAGAACGAGTACGGCAAGCTGCTGCACGAGGATGTCAAAATCCGCGAGATCCTGCACAAGGAGTTGAAGCAGGCGGCCGTCGCCAGGATCGTGATTGAGCGTCCGCACAAGAAGTGCCGGGTGACGATCCACTCCGCGCGTCCGGGCGTCGTGATCGGCAAGAAGGGCGCCGACATCGACAAGCTGCGCAAGAAGGTTGCCGACATCACGGCTTCCGACGTCGTCATCAACATCGTCGAGATCCGCAAGCCGGAGCTCGATGCCACGCTGGTCGCCGAATCGATCGCCCAGCAGCTCGAGCGCCGCGTCGCGTTCCGCCGCGCCATGAAGCGCGCGGTGCAGTCGGCGATGCGTCTTGGCGCCGAGGGCATTCGTATCAACTGCTCGGGCCGTCTCGGCGGCGCCGAAATCGCGCGCATGGAATGGTATCGCGAAGGGCGCGTGCCGCTGCACACGCTGCGCGCCGACATCGATTACGGGGTGGCGACCGCGTTCACCACCTTCGGCACATGCGGCGTCAAGGTCTGGATCTTCAAGGGCGAAATCCTTGAGCACGACCCGATGGCCCAGGACAAGAAGATGGCCGAAGGCGACAATACGCGGCCGCGCCGCGACGCTGCTTGA
- the rpsE gene encoding 30S ribosomal protein S5 codes for MAGERERGGGHRGGREERDSEFVDKLVHINRVAKVVKGGKRFGFAALVVIGDQKGRVGFGHGKAREVPEAIRKATESAKRNLTRVALREGRTLHHDIAGRHGAGRVYLRAAPAGTGIIAGGPMRAVFETLGIQDVVAKSIGSSNPYNMVRATFDALKHQDSPRSVAARRNIKVSTLQSRRVGGDAEVVAE; via the coding sequence ATGGCAGGTGAACGCGAACGCGGTGGCGGCCACAGGGGCGGCCGGGAAGAACGCGACAGCGAGTTCGTCGACAAGCTCGTCCACATCAATCGTGTGGCGAAGGTCGTCAAGGGCGGCAAGCGCTTCGGCTTTGCGGCGCTGGTCGTGATCGGCGACCAGAAGGGGCGTGTCGGTTTCGGCCACGGCAAGGCGCGCGAAGTGCCCGAGGCGATCCGCAAGGCGACCGAATCGGCGAAGCGCAACCTGACGCGGGTGGCGCTGCGCGAAGGCCGTACGCTGCATCACGATATCGCAGGCCGTCACGGCGCGGGCAGGGTCTATCTGCGCGCGGCGCCGGCGGGTACCGGCATCATCGCCGGCGGCCCGATGCGCGCCGTGTTCGAGACGCTCGGCATCCAGGACGTGGTGGCGAAGTCGATCGGTTCGTCGAACCCCTACAACATGGTTCGCGCCACCTTCGACGCGCTGAAGCATCAGGATTCGCCGCGTTCGGTTGCGGCGCGCCGCAACATCAAGGTGTCGACGCTGCAGTCGCGCCGGGTCGGCGGCGACGCCGAAGTGGTTGCTGAATAA
- the rpmC gene encoding 50S ribosomal protein L29, whose product MAEMKTADIRAMSPDQMDDAVLNLKKERFNLRFQRATGQLENTSRLREARRDIARIKTIAAQKRDAKK is encoded by the coding sequence ATGGCCGAGATGAAAACCGCCGATATCCGCGCGATGAGCCCCGATCAGATGGACGACGCCGTCCTCAATCTGAAGAAGGAGCGCTTCAATCTGCGTTTCCAGCGCGCCACCGGGCAGCTGGAGAACACTTCGCGGCTGCGTGAAGCACGCCGCGACATCGCCCGCATCAAGACCATCGCCGCGCAGAAGCGCGACGCGAAGAAGTAA
- the rplR gene encoding 50S ribosomal protein L18 translates to MSRLKITNARRKQRVRLSLRRSANGRPRLSVFRSSKHIYAQVIDDLKGETLASASSLEKTMRESGKTGANIDAAKAVGKLLAERAVKNGVTEVVFDRGGYLYHGRVKALADAARESGLSF, encoded by the coding sequence ATGTCGAGACTCAAGATTACGAATGCCCGGCGCAAGCAGCGCGTGAGGTTATCGTTGCGCCGTTCGGCGAACGGTCGCCCGCGCCTGTCGGTGTTCCGCTCGTCGAAGCATATCTACGCCCAGGTCATCGACGACCTGAAGGGCGAGACGCTGGCCTCGGCCTCGTCGCTGGAGAAGACGATGCGCGAGAGCGGCAAGACCGGCGCCAATATCGATGCGGCGAAAGCGGTTGGCAAGCTCTTGGCGGAGCGCGCCGTGAAGAACGGCGTCACCGAAGTGGTGTTCGATCGCGGCGGTTATCTCTATCACGGTCGCGTCAAGGCGCTCGCGGATGCCGCGCGCGAAAGCGGGTTGAGCTTCTAA
- the rpsH gene encoding 30S ribosomal protein S8, whose product MSTHDPISDLITRIRNAQMRSKSKVSTPGSKMRASVLEVLKTEGYIRGYASVEHSSGRSELEIELKYFDGEPVIREIERVSKPGRRVYASVKNLPRVNNGLGISVLSTPKGIMADHEARDANVGGEILFTVF is encoded by the coding sequence ATGTCAACGCACGATCCGATCAGCGATCTCATCACCCGCATCCGCAACGCGCAGATGCGTTCCAAATCCAAGGTCTCGACTCCGGGCTCGAAGATGCGCGCCAGCGTGCTCGAAGTGCTCAAGACCGAAGGCTACATCCGCGGCTACGCCAGCGTCGAGCATTCCTCGGGGCGCAGCGAGCTCGAGATCGAGCTGAAATATTTCGACGGCGAGCCGGTGATTCGCGAGATCGAGCGGGTATCGAAGCCGGGGCGTCGGGTTTACGCCTCGGTGAAGAACCTGCCGCGCGTGAACAACGGTCTCGGCATTTCGGTATTGTCGACGCCGAAGGGAATTATGGCTGACCACGAGGCGCGCGACGCCAACGTGGGCGGCGAAATTCTCTTCACGGTGTTCTGA
- the rplE gene encoding 50S ribosomal protein L5, producing MAETAYTPRLRAEYDKSIRSKLTEQFGYANSMQVPRLDKVVLNMGVGEAVNDRKKAELAATDLALIAGQKAIVTYSRVAIATFKLRENQPIGCKVTLRKAKMYEFIDRLVNVALPRVRDFRGLNPKSFDGRGNYSLGIKEHIIFPEIDFDKAGETWGMDVTVCTTAATDDEARALLTAFNFPFRQ from the coding sequence ATGGCTGAGACCGCATACACCCCGCGTCTGCGCGCGGAATATGACAAGAGCATCCGCAGCAAGCTAACGGAACAGTTCGGCTATGCCAATTCCATGCAGGTGCCGCGGCTGGACAAGGTCGTGCTCAACATGGGCGTCGGCGAAGCGGTCAATGACCGCAAGAAGGCGGAACTCGCCGCCACCGATCTTGCGCTGATCGCGGGCCAGAAGGCCATCGTGACCTATTCACGCGTCGCCATCGCGACCTTCAAGCTGCGCGAAAACCAGCCGATCGGCTGCAAGGTCACGCTGCGCAAGGCCAAGATGTACGAGTTCATCGATCGCCTGGTGAACGTCGCGCTGCCGCGCGTGCGCGACTTCCGCGGCCTGAACCCGAAGAGCTTCGACGGCCGCGGCAACTATTCGCTCGGCATCAAGGAGCACATCATTTTCCCGGAAATCGACTTCGACAAGGCCGGGGAAACGTGGGGCATGGACGTCACGGTGTGCACCACGGCGGCCACTGACGACGAGGCGCGTGCCCTGTTGACCGCATTCAATTTCCCGTTCCGGCAGTGA
- the rplF gene encoding 50S ribosomal protein L6, whose product MSRVGKRPVTIPSGVTATVEGQTVKMKGPKGQLQFIVHDDVDVKFENGAIKVAPRVETNRAQAMYGTARAQVANLVEGVTKGFEKKLEITGVGYRAALQGKNLQLALGYSHDVVYPIPEGIAITVPKPTEIVIVGNDSQRVGQVAAEIRSYRPPEPYKGKGVKYANEFIFRKEGKKK is encoded by the coding sequence ATGTCACGTGTTGGCAAACGACCTGTGACGATCCCGTCGGGTGTGACGGCGACCGTTGAAGGGCAGACGGTGAAGATGAAGGGGCCGAAGGGCCAGCTTCAGTTCATCGTGCATGACGATGTCGATGTGAAATTCGAGAACGGCGCGATCAAGGTCGCGCCAAGGGTCGAGACCAACCGCGCGCAGGCAATGTACGGCACCGCGCGCGCACAAGTGGCGAACCTCGTCGAGGGCGTCACCAAGGGTTTCGAGAAGAAGCTCGAGATCACCGGCGTCGGCTATCGCGCCGCGTTGCAGGGCAAGAACCTGCAGCTCGCGCTCGGCTACAGCCATGACGTCGTCTATCCGATCCCGGAAGGCATCGCGATCACGGTGCCGAAGCCGACCGAGATCGTCATCGTCGGTAACGACAGCCAGCGCGTCGGCCAGGTTGCGGCGGAAATCCGCAGCTACCGTCCGCCGGAGCCCTACAAGGGCAAGGGCGTGAAATACGCCAACGAATTCATCTTCCGCAAGGAAGGCAAGAAGAAGTAA
- the rplD gene encoding 50S ribosomal protein L4 yields MELKVTTLEGKEAGSVQLSDEIFGLEPRKDIMQRCVQWQLNKRQAGTHKAKGRAEIWRTGKKMYKQKGTGGARHGSARVPQFRGGGRAFGPVVRSHATDLPKKVRALALRHALSAKAKDGDLIVIESARLEAAKTKALVGHFSGLGLTNALIIDGAELHNGFAIAARNIPNMDVLPIQGINVYDILRRQKLVLTKAAIDALEARFK; encoded by the coding sequence ATGGAATTGAAAGTCACAACCCTTGAAGGCAAGGAAGCCGGTTCGGTCCAGCTTTCGGACGAGATTTTCGGTCTCGAGCCGCGCAAGGACATCATGCAGCGCTGCGTGCAGTGGCAGCTCAACAAGCGTCAGGCCGGAACCCACAAGGCCAAGGGCCGCGCGGAGATCTGGCGCACCGGCAAGAAGATGTACAAGCAGAAGGGCACCGGCGGTGCGCGTCACGGCTCGGCCCGGGTGCCGCAGTTCCGCGGCGGCGGCCGTGCGTTCGGTCCGGTGGTGCGCTCGCATGCCACCGATCTGCCGAAGAAGGTTCGTGCCCTGGCGCTGCGCCATGCACTCTCCGCCAAGGCCAAGGACGGCGATCTGATCGTCATCGAGTCCGCCAGGCTCGAGGCCGCCAAGACCAAGGCGCTGGTTGGACACTTTTCGGGCCTCGGCCTGACCAACGCGCTGATCATCGACGGCGCCGAGCTGCACAACGGTTTCGCCATCGCCGCCCGCAATATCCCGAACATGGACGTGCTGCCGATCCAGGGCATCAACGTCTATGACATTCTGCGCCGCCAGAAACTGGTCCTGACCAAGGCGGCGATCGATGCGTTGGAGGCGCGCTTCAAATGA
- the rplX gene encoding 50S ribosomal protein L24, whose product MAAKIRKGDKVIVLSGRDKGRTGEVFEVRPDDSKALVRGVNLVKRHQKQTQAQEGGIISKEAPIHLSNIAIVGKDGKPTRVGFKIHADGKKVRVAKRSGAEIDG is encoded by the coding sequence ATGGCTGCCAAGATCCGGAAGGGCGACAAGGTCATCGTGCTGTCGGGCCGCGACAAGGGCCGGACCGGCGAAGTGTTCGAGGTGCGTCCCGACGACAGCAAGGCGCTGGTCCGCGGCGTCAATCTCGTCAAGCGTCACCAGAAGCAGACCCAGGCGCAGGAAGGCGGCATCATCTCCAAGGAGGCGCCGATCCACCTGTCCAACATCGCGATCGTCGGCAAGGACGGCAAGCCGACCCGCGTAGGTTTCAAGATTCATGCGGATGGCAAGAAGGTACGCGTTGCCAAACGCTCGGGAGCAGAGATCGATGGCTGA
- the rplO gene encoding 50S ribosomal protein L15, giving the protein MKLSDIADNAGARKKRMRVGRGIGSGKGKQAGRGGKGQTARSGVRIKGFEGGQMPLHRRLPKRGFNNIFRLEFAEINLDRIQDAIDAKLLDGKTTINAESLVKARVIRRARDGVRLLGRGELKAKLTVEVHGASKSAIAAVEKAGGTVKILAPVKKDEGEAA; this is encoded by the coding sequence ATGAAGCTCAGCGATATCGCCGACAATGCCGGTGCGCGCAAGAAGCGCATGCGGGTCGGCCGTGGCATCGGCTCAGGCAAGGGCAAGCAGGCAGGCCGCGGCGGCAAGGGCCAGACCGCGCGTTCCGGCGTGCGCATCAAGGGCTTCGAGGGCGGACAGATGCCGCTGCACCGGCGCCTGCCCAAGCGCGGCTTCAACAACATCTTCCGGCTGGAATTCGCCGAGATCAATCTCGACCGTATCCAGGATGCGATCGACGCCAAGCTGCTGGACGGCAAGACCACCATCAACGCCGAATCGCTGGTGAAAGCCCGCGTGATCCGCCGCGCCAGGGATGGCGTGCGGCTGCTCGGCCGCGGTGAGCTCAAGGCCAAGCTGACGGTCGAGGTTCACGGCGCCTCGAAGTCCGCCATCGCGGCGGTCGAGAAGGCGGGCGGCACGGTGAAGATCCTGGCGCCGGTCAAGAAGGACGAAGGCGAGGCGGCGTAA
- the secY gene encoding preprotein translocase subunit SecY, which translates to MVSAAEQLAANLNFGALAKADELKKRIWFTLGALLVYRLGTYIPLPGIDPNIWEQVFKSQAGGILGMFNMFAGGGIHRMAIFALNIMPYISASIIIQLLTTVSPQLEALKKEGEAGRKTLNQYTRYLTVLLAAFQSYGIAVGLEGAGNVVSDPGMFFRLSTAITLTGGTMFLMWLGEQITSRGIGNGISLIILSGIVAELPSALANMLELGRQGALSTGLILVVIVMAVAVIAFIVFMERAQRRLLIQYPKRQVGNKMFEGQSSHLPLKLNTSGVIPPIFASSLLLLPTTVANFNAGRGPEWFQWITTQLGHGRPLFLILYLALIVFFAFFYTAIVFNPTETADNLKKHGGFIPGIRPGERTAEYIDYVLSRITVLGAIYLAIVCLIPEILISYASVPFYFGGTSLLIVVSVTMDTVAQVQGYLLAHQYEGLIRKSKLRGRRR; encoded by the coding sequence ATGGTCTCAGCAGCGGAACAACTGGCGGCAAACCTCAATTTCGGCGCGCTGGCCAAGGCCGACGAACTGAAGAAGCGCATCTGGTTCACTCTGGGCGCGCTGCTGGTTTACCGGCTCGGCACCTACATTCCGCTGCCGGGCATCGACCCCAATATCTGGGAACAGGTGTTCAAATCCCAGGCCGGCGGCATTCTCGGCATGTTCAACATGTTCGCCGGCGGCGGCATCCACCGCATGGCGATCTTCGCGCTGAACATCATGCCGTATATCTCGGCCTCCATCATCATTCAGCTCCTGACCACGGTATCGCCGCAGCTGGAGGCACTGAAGAAAGAGGGCGAGGCCGGCCGCAAGACGCTGAACCAGTACACCCGCTATCTCACGGTGCTCCTGGCCGCGTTCCAGTCCTACGGTATTGCGGTCGGGCTCGAGGGCGCCGGCAACGTCGTCAGCGACCCCGGCATGTTCTTCCGGCTTTCGACCGCGATCACGCTGACCGGCGGCACCATGTTCCTGATGTGGCTGGGCGAGCAGATCACCTCGCGCGGCATCGGCAACGGTATTTCGTTGATCATCCTTTCCGGCATCGTCGCGGAGCTGCCCTCGGCGCTGGCCAACATGCTGGAACTCGGCCGCCAGGGCGCGCTGTCGACCGGCCTGATTCTGGTCGTGATCGTGATGGCGGTCGCGGTGATCGCCTTCATCGTGTTCATGGAGCGTGCGCAGCGGCGGCTGTTGATCCAGTATCCAAAGCGCCAGGTCGGCAACAAGATGTTCGAAGGCCAGTCCTCGCATCTGCCGCTCAAGCTGAATACCTCGGGCGTGATCCCCCCGATCTTCGCGTCCTCGCTGCTGTTGCTGCCGACCACGGTGGCGAATTTCAACGCCGGCCGCGGTCCGGAATGGTTCCAGTGGATCACCACGCAGCTCGGCCACGGCCGTCCGCTGTTCCTGATTCTCTACCTGGCGCTGATCGTGTTCTTCGCGTTCTTCTATACCGCGATCGTGTTCAACCCGACCGAGACCGCCGACAATCTCAAGAAGCATGGCGGCTTCATTCCGGGCATCCGGCCGGGCGAGCGGACCGCCGAATACATCGATTATGTATTGTCCCGAATCACGGTGCTGGGCGCGATCTATCTCGCGATCGTCTGTCTGATTCCGGAAATTCTGATTTCCTACGCCTCGGTGCCATTCTACTTTGGCGGCACCTCGCTCTTGATCGTGGTCAGCGTGACCATGGATACGGTGGCGCAGGTTCAGGGTTATCTGCTCGCCCACCAGTATGAGGGGCTGATCAGGAAATCGAAATTGCGGGGACGTCGCCGCTGA
- the rpsN gene encoding 30S ribosomal protein S14 codes for MAKKSSIEKNNRRKRMAKNAAPRRAKLKAIIADKSKPMEERFAATLKLAEMPRNSSATRIRNRCELTGRPRSVYRKNKLSRIALRELGSKGLIPGLVKSSW; via the coding sequence ATGGCAAAGAAGAGTTCGATCGAGAAGAACAACCGGCGCAAGCGGATGGCCAAGAACGCGGCCCCCCGGCGCGCCAAGCTGAAGGCGATCATCGCCGACAAGAGCAAGCCGATGGAAGAGCGCTTCGCGGCGACGTTGAAGCTTGCCGAGATGCCGCGCAATTCGTCCGCGACCCGGATTCGCAACCGCTGCGAACTGACCGGACGGCCGCGTTCGGTCTATCGCAAGAACAAGCTCAGCCGCATCGCGCTGCGTGAACTCGGTTCCAAGGGCCTGATTCCAGGCCTTGTGAAGTCGAGCTGGTAA
- the rpsQ gene encoding 30S ribosomal protein S17, protein MPKRTLQGVVVSDKQAKTVVVRVDRRFTHPIYKKTIRRSKNYHAHDENNEFKPGDQVWIEESKPISKLKRWTVVRGEQKKTA, encoded by the coding sequence ATGCCAAAACGTACGCTTCAGGGTGTGGTCGTCAGCGACAAGCAAGCCAAGACGGTTGTGGTGCGCGTCGATCGCCGCTTCACCCATCCGATCTACAAGAAGACGATTCGCCGCTCGAAAAATTACCACGCGCACGACGAGAACAACGAGTTCAAGCCGGGCGACCAGGTGTGGATCGAGGAAAGCAAGCCGATCTCGAAGTTGAAGCGCTGGACTGTGGTCCGGGGTGAACAGAAGAAAACGGCCTGA
- a CDS encoding 50S ribosomal protein L23 — protein sequence MKNIDPRYYDIIVSPVVTEKATLASEHNKVLFKVASKATKPQIKEAVEKLFDVKVKSVNTLVRKGKTKVFRGNFGSQSDVKRAIVTLEEGHRIDVTTGL from the coding sequence ATGAAGAATATCGATCCGCGCTACTATGACATCATCGTTTCTCCGGTCGTGACCGAAAAGGCGACGCTGGCCTCCGAACACAACAAGGTTCTGTTCAAGGTCGCGAGCAAGGCCACCAAGCCGCAGATCAAGGAAGCCGTCGAGAAGCTGTTCGACGTCAAGGTCAAGAGCGTCAACACGCTGGTGCGCAAGGGCAAGACCAAGGTGTTCCGCGGCAATTTCGGTTCGCAGTCGGACGTGAAGCGCGCGATCGTGACCCTCGAAGAGGGCCACCGCATCGACGTCACCACCGGGCTATAA
- the rpsS gene encoding 30S ribosomal protein S19, giving the protein MVRSVWKGPFVEGSLLKKADAARASGRHDVIKIWSRRSTILPQFVGLVFGVYNGQKHVPVSVNEEMVGHKFGEFSPTRTFHGHSGDKKAKKA; this is encoded by the coding sequence ATGGTTCGTTCAGTCTGGAAAGGCCCGTTCGTCGAAGGCTCTCTGCTCAAGAAGGCAGATGCCGCACGCGCGTCCGGCCGTCATGACGTGATCAAGATCTGGAGCCGCCGCTCGACCATCCTGCCGCAGTTCGTCGGCCTGGTGTTCGGCGTCTACAACGGACAGAAGCACGTGCCGGTATCGGTCAACGAGGAAATGGTGGGTCACAAGTTCGGCGAGTTCTCGCCGACCCGGACCTTCCATGGCCATTCTGGCGACAAGAAAGCCAAGAAGGCTTGA
- the rplV gene encoding 50S ribosomal protein L22: MSKPKRERTLPDNEAKAVARMLRVSPQKLNLVAQLIRGRKASAALADLQFSRKRIAVDVKKCLESAIANAENNHDLDVDDLIVSEAHVGNGIVMKRFAPRGRGRSGRVFKPFSQLTIVVRQVEASA, translated from the coding sequence ATGAGCAAACCAAAGCGCGAACGGACCCTCCCGGACAACGAGGCCAAGGCGGTTGCCCGCATGCTGCGGGTGAGCCCGCAGAAGCTCAATCTTGTCGCGCAGCTGATCCGCGGCCGGAAGGCTTCGGCAGCACTTGCCGACCTGCAGTTTTCGCGCAAGCGGATCGCGGTCGACGTCAAGAAGTGCCTGGAGTCGGCGATCGCCAATGCCGAGAACAACCACGACCTCGATGTCGACGATCTGATCGTCTCCGAGGCTCATGTCGGCAACGGCATCGTGATGAAGCGTTTCGCACCGCGCGGCCGTGGCCGCTCGGGCCGTGTATTTAAACCATTCTCGCAGCTGACGATCGTCGTTCGTCAGGTCGAGGCGAGCGCTTAA